In Aptenodytes patagonicus chromosome 32, bAptPat1.pri.cur, whole genome shotgun sequence, the sequence GGATAtatggggtccccaagggggatataagggctcacagggggtatatgggatccccaaggggtatatgggatccccaaggggatataagggctcacagggggtatatgggatccccaagggggtatatgggatccccaagggggctataagggctcacagggggtatatggggtcccaaaGGGGGAGATATGAGCACAcgggggtatatggggtcccaaaagaggatataagggctcacagggggtatatggggtccccaagggggatataagggctcacagggggtatatggggtcccaaaGGAGGATAtatggggtccccaagggggatataagggctcacagggggtatatggggtcccaaaGGAGGATAtatggggtccccaagggggatataagggctcacagggggtatatggggtccccaagggggatatatggggtccccaaggggctataagggctcacagggggcaTATGGGGTCCCAAAGGGGGAGATATGAGCACAcgggggtatatggggtccccaagggggatatatggggtccccaagggggatataagggctcacagggggtatatggggtcccaaGGGGGTATATGGAGTCCCCAAGGGGGAtaaagggctcacagggggtatatggggtcccaaaGGGGGAGATATGAGCACAcgggggtatatggggtcccaaaagaggatataagggctcacagggggtatatggggcCCCAAGGGGgctataagggctcacagggggtatatggggtcccaaaGGGGGAGATATGAGCACAcgggggtatatggggtcccaaagaggatataagggctcacagggggtatatggggcccccaagggggatataagggctcacagggggtatatgggattCCCCAagggggtatatgggatccccaagggggatataagggctcacagggggtatatgggatcccccaagggggtatatgggatccccaagggggctataagggctcacagggggtatatgggatcTCCAAGGGGGATATATGTGCATACAGAGGGTATATGGGGTCCCCAAGGAGGTATATGGGGTCCCAAGGGGGATATATGGGCACACAGTAGTATATGGAGGTTCCAAAGAGGGATATATGGGCACACAGAGGGGTAAATAGAGACCCAAAGGGGGActatatgtgcacacacaggcGGTATAACGGGGTCCCAAACGGGGGCTATATGGGGGGGTCTCAAAGTGGGATATATGTGCACACAAGGGGTTATATGGGGTCCCAAAGGGGGGGGGACATACGGGCTCAGAGGAGGAGATATATGGTCGCACACAGAGGGATATATGTGCACACACCAGGGCGGGGGGGTATAGGTAGTCCAAAGCGGGATATAAGGGCACACAGGGGATATATGGGGGTCGTAAAGGGGGAGATACATGGCTATATATAGGGTCCCAAAGGGGAGAATGCAGTCTCATAGACCCATATACccaaaggaggggggggggttaTATGAGGTTCCAAAGGGGGATACGTGTGCACACAAAGGGTACATAGTGTTTCAAAGGAGGGCTATATGGGCACACAGGGGGTATACGGCTCCCAAAGGGGGGCTTATGGAGCCCTAAAGGGGATATATGGGCACACATGGGGTATATGAGGTCCCAAATATGGGTATATGGGGTCTCAAAGCGGGATATGTGTACACAGGGGTTTATATATGGTCTGAAAGAGGTCTATAAGGGCACACATGGGGGTATATGGGtcccaaagggggggggggtatggGAACAGGGGTTATATGGTGTACAAAAGGGgctatatgggggggggggaggtctcCAAGGGGGATATATGTGCAAACAGGGGGTCTATGTAGTCCCAAATACGGGTATATGGGGGTCTTAAAAGGGCATATATAGGGACATACAGGGGGGTACATGGCATGCCAAAGGGGGTTATATGTGCACTAGGGTCTCAAAGGGGACATACGTGTATAGAGGGGGTTATATGTGGTCCGAAAGAGGGATATAGGGGCAGAGATGGGGTATGTGGGGTCTCAAAGGGGGTATATGGGCACACAGGGGGTTATACTGGGTACCAAAAAGGTCTACATGGGTCTCCAAGGGGGGAGGACGTATGGGCAAACAGGGGGTATATGGGAGGGGGTCTCCAAGGGGGATATATGGGCACACAGAGGGTATATGTGGTCTCCAAGGGGGCTATATGGGGCCCCCaagggggtatatggggtcctAAGGGGGGTATATGGGGTCTCCAATGGGGATATATGGGCACACAGGGCATCTGTCAGGTCCCAAAGGGGGAGATATGGGCTCACATGGCATATATGGGGTCTCAGAAGAGGACATACGGACACACAGACTGTATACGGGGGTCCCAAATACGGGTATATGGGGTCTCACAGCAGGGTACGTGTGCCTACAGTGTGTTATATGGGGTCTCCAATGGGgctataagggctcacagggggtctATTGGGGTCCCCaagggggtatatggggtccccaagggggatataagggctcacagggggtctATGGAGTCCCAAGGGGGGGTCTATGGGGTCTCCAAGGGGGATATATGGGCACACAGGGGGTATACGGGCCCATGGGGGAGGGAGATCTGGTCCCCCCCCCCtgacacccaccccaccccccccccccagatcctGGTGAACGGCAGTCCACTTCGACGAGTTCCCGCACGCGGCTGCCGGCGGAGCACGTCAGCGGAGCACGTCACGTCCGTCACCGTGGACGGGGACCTGGAGCTGCACACTGTCACCATCCTGGGTGGCACGGTGAGCACGTccggacaccccccacccccccccccccgacccccccaaatccccccctcccctcgTAGGGACCCCCCCCCATCCTCACCTCTGCTCTGTCTCTCTGCAGGGGATGTGCCCCCCCTCCATGCCGGTGAGTCccggggggggtttggggggtcACCCTGGGGAGGACCCAGGTGTTTGGGGGACTGCCCCCCCCTCactcctctttctgctcccccCCAGCACATGCCGCAGACCATCCCCTACTCGCAGAGCAACCTGCCGGTGAgtgctgggggtgggtgggggggccACAACTGGGACCCCCCCCGTCTCCagggtgtccccatgtcccccgctgaccctctctcctctcctgcaggTGATGGGGCAGCCGCCCACCTTCCACCCGGTGAGTGGGGGGGACCCCGGCTCTGGGGCAAGGACAGGGTGGCTGTTGGGGTCctggggggcttgggggggtcctgtccctgtcccagccccctcccctgtcccctgcagcctgtgcccTTCGTGGCCACCATCCCGGGGGGGCTCATCCCCAAGAAAACCATCGTGGTGAAGGGCTTCATCCCCCCTGACGCCAAAaggtatttgggggggggggagaagggacccccccacacccccttcCCTGGGGTGCCCAGCACCCAGAGCACCCTGACCCCCACCCCTCTGtcacaccccccccctccccaggttcCACATCAACCTGCGGGCGGGTCCCGGGGGGACGTGCTGCTGCACTTCAACCCGCGCCTGGACGATGGGGTAGTGGTGCGCAACAGCCTgctggggggggagtggggggtcGAGGAGCGGGACCTGCCCTACAACCCCCTCCAGTGCGGCCGCTACTTCGACGTGAGTGCACCAGGGCGGGCGTCGCACGTGGGTGGGCGCTGCACGAGGGTGGGCATCGCTTGCATGAGGGTTTGCGGTGCACGAGGGTGGTCAGTGCACGAGGGTGGGCATCGCTTGCACGAGGGTTTGCGTTGCACGAGGACGGTCATTGCACATGGGTGGGCATTGCACGAGGGTGGGCATCGCGCATGGGTGGGCATCGCTTGCACGAGGGTTTGCGTTGCACGAGGACGGTCATTGCACATGGGTGGGCATTGCACGAGGGTGGGCATCGCGCATGGGTGGGCATCGCTTGCACGAGGGTTTGCGTTGCACGAGGGCGGTCATTGCACATGGGTGGGCATTGCACGAGGGTGGGCATCGCTTGCACGAGGGTTTGCGGTGCACGAGGGTGGGCATCGCGCATGGGTGGGCATCGCTTGCACGAGGGTTTGCGGTGCACGAGGGCGGTCATTGCACATGGGTGGGCATTGCACGAGGGTGGGCATCGCTTGCACGAGGGTTTGCGGTGCACGAGGGCGGTCATTGCACATGGGTGGGCATTGCACGAGGGTTTGCGGTGCACGAGGGCGGTCATTGCACATGGGTGGGAGTGGGACGAGGGTTCGCGTTGCATGAAGACCCACGGGGCAGGAGGACGGGCATTGTGCCGGGTGGGCGTTGTGGGTGGGTGGGCGTTGGTGTCACGGGGGGGCACGCCTTGCACGAGGGCGTGCGTCGCCCAccgctgctcccccccccccagctctccaTCCGCTGCGGGAACCATCGCTTCAAGGTCTTTGCCGAGGGGCAGCCGCTCTGCGACTTCTTCCACCGCCTGCCCCCAGGGCCCCACGTCGACACGCTGGAGGTGGAGGGCGACGTCGTCCTCTCCTACGTCCACTTCTGAGCCCCACAGCCGGCCCCGTAGCCCGGCTCGTGGCCTGCCCCATAGCCCAACCTCCAGCCCGCCCCACGGGCGCCGGCCGGGGCCCTCGGGTGCCACGGTCGCCACCCAGCACTGACTCCAATAAAGCTGTTCTTGCACGTGCGCCTCCATCGCTGCCTGCCGTGCCccatagcccccccccccccccgccccatagcCTCGTCCCCGGGACAAGACGGGGCCGGTCCCAGCCCCACCGTCTCCTTTCACCCCCCTTCCCGCAGTGCTGAGCCCCGTGATCCTGTCCCCAACCCTGTCCGTCCCCCCCAGCACGACCCCCTAAACCTGGCCCCAGCCTGGCCCCGTGGTCCTGACCCCACcgtcctgtccctgtccctgtccccggtGCGTCCCCGTGGTCCCGACCCCACcgtcctgtccctgtccctgtccccggtGCGTCCCCGTGGTCCCGTCCCCAACACCGCCTCGCAGTCCTGTTGCCATCCCCAGGGCGCTGTCCCCATCACGTCCCGatccccatgtccctgtccccatcctcacccccctgtccccatcccggcCCCACAGtcccgtccctgtccctgtccccgcccCACggtcccatccccgtccccgtcccagCCCCACgttcccatccctgtccccatcccagccccacggtcccatccccatcccagctccacggtcccgtccccgtccctgtccccgccGCACagtcccatccccgtccccaccccacggtcccatccccatcccagccccacagtcccatccctgccccacggtcccatccccgtccccatcccacggtcccgtccccatcccagccccagggTCCCATCTCCGTCCCCGCCCCAcggtcccatccccatcccagccccacgGTCCCGTCCCCGTCCCAGCTGCTCCTTGCAGGGGGACAAGGGACGACGGTGACCATGGGGACCTGCCCCCTCACCTGCCCCGACCGCAGCCGGCTgcggggccgggacccccggcaGTTACGGGGCAGAGCCGGGACGtctcagcagccccagcccctccggaCCCGCTGGCCGGGGCTTTTCGCTCCGTTTCAGCTAcaacctgcaaaaaaacccccagcgcAGAAACCTCGCCGGGAGGCTCCCGCTTCCCAAGGGCTTTTGAGCCAAATTCCTGCAATTTTggggccggcccccccccccccccccggggcagagCCACCCCAGACGGAGAAAGATGCACCTCATCGCCCTTAAAAATCTGACACCTTTTATTGTCCCGTGCCCCAGGATCCTCCGAACAGTCGAGCAGAGGCGGGTGAAGCCGGCGGCAGGCCCGGCCCCCGGGGTCCCGGCCGTGGGGGGGCCCCCGGCCCAGGACAGGAGGGACGACAGCGGTGAGGAACGGTGCGGTCTCCGTCGTTAACAGTTATCAGCAATATTTTAATTACATGACAAAGAAAACCGGTAATATATGCTGCTAggtgaatatatatttatataataaatccGTAAGTTAATAAAGTAAATAGGAACCTTctggatttcatttaaattttaaaagatcaggctttttttttttttttcctcctttttttctcgccttttttttttttttttttttttttttccttttttttccttccccctaaATTTTTGGTCCTCAGAAAAACCTGCTCCAAGGTTGGAGGGacgtgccggggagggggctgcgctgGGGCGAGACCCCCCGGCCCCGAGCCGGGTCAGAGGGGCCGGCGCTGGCTCCGCAAAGACCCCGTTCGGATTTTCTGCTACGGAGAGGCATAAATTAAGagagggcagaggcagggcaggaggtgggggggggggggggggctcccttTCAACACGCCGGCGGCCGGCCCGTGTTGTCAGTTGAAAAAATAGAAGgggtttatattaaaaaaaataaccatctGAGCCAGAGCTGCCGGGCGCGCGCCGaggctccccgctcccctgccGAGAAACCCGAAGCGACCAAAAGGTgagacgcccccccccccccgcccaggacccCGACCCTgcgcgctgccccccccccagcctggcagcccgccctccctgcagagcaaagtggaaaaaaaaccaaaacaaaccaaaaaaaccaaaacaaaaccccgaAATAAATCATTGCATAGGTACGCGGTCGGTATAACAGGCAGTAACCGGATGGTGGGGCGGCCGCGGCTTTTTCTGTGATCCCCCCCTCcctgggctccccggggaggggagaCCCCGCGGCCGGAGGGAGAGCCGGTGTGCGAGCGTGGATGCAGAGCgcggggaaaaaagaaaaaaaaaaagaaaaaaaaaaaaaagaaaaaagttaaaccaaCAACGGGGGCTTGGCTCCTGCCGGGAAGCGCCAGCGCttggtgccgccgccgccgccgccgccgcggcgtcGTCGGGGCTCAGAGGTCGCTCTCGCCGTAGAGCGCCGTGGAGAAGGACTTGTAGTCCAGGGCTCCGGGGACGGCGTCGGGGCCCTGGTAGGGGGCCATGCGGGCGATGCAGTACTCCGCCTGGTCGGGGGGCAGCTCTCGCCGCAGCTCCTCGGCCGTGATGTAgttctggggcgggggggggggggggaagagatgaGCATCTGGGGTGGACCGGACCCCCGCCCCGGGGTGCCGGGGCCGTCACCCTTCCCAAATCCGCTCCCAAGCGGCACGGGCGCGCGCCCGATCCGCAGGGAGCGGTTCCCAGCCGCCCCGCGGCGCCTCACCTTGTCCCCGGCCAGGACTTTGAAGGAGGCGATGACTTGGTCAGCCGTGTCCGTGTCGGTGGTCTCCCGGGACATGAAGTCGATGAAGGCTTGGAAGGTGACGATCCCGCTGTTGTTGGGATCGACGACGCTCATTATCCGGTTGAATTCGGCGTCGCCCTGGAGGGAGGGGGACCGCGGTGAGAGGAGGGCGTGCCGGACCTTCGCCGGGCTCCCCGGCGTTCACCCACCGGTGCCTAATTCCCCTCGCTCGCCGGGACTGGCCCGAGCCCACCGTGAGACCCCTCCGCTGTCTCAGCCGCGCGGGGAGGAAACGTCCCGAGTCCTCGGGGATCGCTGCGGCACGAACGAGGCGCCCGGCGTCGTGCCCAGCCGTCGGCACCGGCCCCCTCTggcccccagccctctcccacccCGCCTCGCGGCGAGCGCCGGCCCCGGAGGTTCGCAGCGACGAAAAGaagatgggaaaggggaaaaggtggggaaaaaaaaaagggggaaatagCAGATAGCGTACCAGGCTGCATCCCGTGGAGATAAGGAGAGCTCGGAAGTCATCGGTGTCCATGCTTCCCGTGCGCTTCTACTCCGAGAgggtgaagaggaggaagaggagagagcgCCGGCCACAGAGGGCAGAGACGGAGAGCGCATGCAGAGacggagaggaagaggaaggaaaacccaggagggcagggaggaagggaggagagagagaggcagagattCAGTTAAAGGAGGCGTTTTGGCAGTCGACAGGGTGCCGcggagggatgggggagggaggTCGCAGGGGAAATCCAGCACGGACGCGGGCGGTGGGGCGGAGGAGCgtggaaggagggggaggaagaccacaggatggggaggaagagagaaaggagagaggtgAATCGCGTCCCTGGCCGCGGGGCAGCGAGGCTGGGTACCTGTCGGTCATTCTCCACGTCGTATCCCAAGCTGATGAGGCAGGCTTTGAACTCCTCCGGTCCCAGGGCACCGCCGTGGTCCTGCGTCGCAGCACGGGGGGGAGCCGCGCCGGCCGTCGGACGACAGCGGAGGCGAGGCGGGGGGAACGGGGGCCGGAGACAcgcaccggggggggggtgggggggtggaagaCACGCTGTTAGCGGAACGCACGCTGGCTTTGCTGCCCAGAGGAGGCTGAAAGCCTCCGCCACGTCCCGGGGCTGCGCTCCCCGAGGGGGGCTGCGCTCCCCGAGGGGGCTGCGTCCCGGCACCGGGGCGGGGGAAATCACCCCGTGGGTCTTGCTCCTCTGAAAGAGCAGCAGCGGCTTTGGGGGACGACGACGAGGGCCGGCGCGTCAGCCCCCTCTGcgcacgccccccccccctcccccccccccaaggaggTGCCGACAGCCGAGACGCGAAGGCAGGTTTCGGCAGCCCAGCGGCAGCACCGCCCCGGCGCGCTCGAGGTCCCCCGGTACCTTGTCGAAGTGGTTGAAGGAGGCCCTGAACTCCTGCATCTGCTCCTGGCTGATGCCCTTGGCGTCGCGGGTGAGGATCTGGTTCTCCACCTCGTTGATGGTGCGGGCGATGGTGGtgaggagctgctcccagcccaCGCGGAtgtgctggcggggggggggaaagaggtgCGGTGAGGGTCTCGGGGAAGGGACACCCGGCTTGCCGAGCTGAGGCACGCCGCCATTTGACGTCGGCTCTTGCTTAAGGCCGTCAGGGAAGCAGGGGTCACTGGGTGGGGAAACAGCTACCGGTGATACCCCCAGCGCCCCGGCTCCCGAGCCCGGGCTTTGCAAAGAAGGGACAGAGCACCTCTGGGTGTCACCGAATCCTCCGGGCGCACCCCGACGCCCGGAGGAGAGCGCCGAAGGCTGGCTCAGCTCTACCAGGAAGGGCCAAAACCTCTCCCTTCGCGATCCCCGAGTCCGGGCGGGCGAAGGGCACCCACCTCCATGGTGTAGTTGGTGTGCTTGTTGTCGAAGATCAGCGCCTCCTGAatgagctggtgctgctgctccagcaggtcGATGTTGGGTTTGTAGTCCACGATGCTCTGCTCGTATTGCTTGAGGTGGTTGAGCTGGTCCTCCAGCGTGCCGTTCATCTCGATGGAGATGCGCCCGATCTCctggaggcggggagggggggggggggaaaccagcCCAGCGGGGCCGGGTCAGGGTCGGGCACGCGAGGAGCGACGCCATGAGCTCTGAACGGACCCAGCCGCCCGCCCGTGGCTGACGCGAGGCGCTGACGGGTGCTAGGAAGCACCAGCACGAGCCCCGGGCTGCACCGGGCTGATTTTATCAACGGATTCATGGCTTTCCGTTCCTTTCTGGAGTCGGGGCAACGCAGACGCAGGGCAGCTCTCACTCCAAAGAGAGGTCCCAGGGCTGcggctctgccttccccagccctctGGACGGCAGATGGCACTCCCGCTCCGGTGGAGCCCGCCGGCCGCCGGGATAACCACCGCCAGCCGCCCCTCGGGCGCCGACCGAGCCCTCACCTCCATCTTGGTCTGGATCCAGGGCCCCACGATGTTGGCCTGGCTGGCGAACTGCCGGCGTAAATGCTCGTTGGATTGCTGCTTGCTCTGCTCGTCGAGCAAGGCATGGTCCCTCTTCGGCACCAGCTGCTGGACCTGCGAGGAGAACGGGACGGTGCTGGAAGACCCACGGGCGCACGTGGCAGCCGGGGACAAACCTTTGCCAGGGCTGTGGGGACCGAGGTATTTGGGAAAGGCGGCTGCGGAAAGGCACGGCCGTGAAACCCACGGCGCTCCAGGCACAACGGGAAGGAGCTTGTGGAGCAGCCGGCTGCGGAGGGAGCAGGAGCTACAGCCCCACAGAGGAACCCTTCGCGATTATCCGCTGGCACGCTAACAGACGGCCTCGCGGGCGCTTGGGCTACGCGTGGTGCGGACGCTGGAGGAGGCACTTACCCGTTCCCACTTGGAGTTGATGATCTGCGGGGTGACGGAGGTGTAGGGGTTGTTCCCAGAGAGCTTGATGCTGTTGAAGTCCGCGATCCGCTGTGCTTCCCTCTGGATGCCCAGGATGGCCTCGCGCTCCTTGTCGGCGTCGGGCAGGGTGGACTTGAACTGGTCGTGAGCAGCGATGAGTCCCTGCAAGGGGCCGGGTTAGAGCCGGGGGTCAGGTTTGGGCAGCTGCTTTGAGAGCGGTTTGATACCAGCTCATCCTTCCCCCCAGGAGAAGCTCCCTGGATCTTGCAGAGCCCAGAGCTGGCATGAAAAATGGCCGAGAAGCCATCTCAAAACAGGAGACAAGCGTCTCTGCAGAAAGCTGAAGGCTACAGAGCCTTCGCACCTCTCCTCCCGCGGCCTCCTACCTCGATCTCCTCGATGGTGTGGACGATGAACATGTCCTGAAGGTCTTCCATGGCGCTCTCCATCCAGTTGTTGAAGGGGGCCGCCCTCTTCGCGTACTCCAGGTGCAGCTCGTCGATCGTTTCCAGCTGCTTCTCTGTTTTCTGCACGTGGCCGGGAGCGAGTTAGGAGCGGAGGAACCCACCCCCCCACGGCGGCCCTGTCCCCTCCGTCCCCACccggggcagggagccagcaagGAGACGGGCTGCGCTTACCTCGAGAGCCTCTCTCCTGCTGTGGGTCAAGGAACCCAGAACATCCCACTGGTCGCAGATCTTCTGGCACCGAGCGTTCACGCTGGGCGAGTCGTAGTAATCCAGCTCGCTTTAGCAGGGGGAAGAAACGCAGCGGGGTGAGGATACGGGGGGCACAGAGGtgggggctggaagggaccaAGAGAGCCGCTTCGGGACGGGCTAAGCTCCCCCACGTCGCTCCCGCCCTGCTCCATCTCGCGGCCGGCCGCATCCCGAGGCAGGGACGCGCTCGGCTACGAGCGGCCCTTCCAGCAGCTTTCGGAGCCCCCCGCCGAGGCGGCGAGCGGGGCGAGCTCTGCCGACGGCGGCGCCGGGGCTCGTTGAAAGCCCAAGCGCGCACAAGACCGGCTCCCGCCTGAGCCGCCGCGCCTCCCCGGCCCCCGCCTGGCTCCTCGCCGCGGCGTTTTCCATGCTCCCGAGCCGCGTGTCCCTGTTTCCCGGTTGTCGGCGACTCGAGCCGCTGGAATAAGGGCTCCATTCATGGCTTCGCCCTGCCTTTGGCTTTCAGTGTACTAATTGTGTGCAAGTTTAtctgacttgggaaaaaaaaaaaagagccggGCTGCCCGGGCTGCCTTACAATAACCGTATTCTAGCAGCGGAGAAAACAGGAGGGGGAAGGGACGGGCAGAACAATAGGGGCACTGTGCGGAGGAGGCAGCCGCCGGCGCAGCGCTCGGAGGTGAGCCGCGGCCCGGGTTTTGCCGGGAGACCCCCCTGATACGAAGGGTTTCGCAGAGAGCAGGGGAGGAAGGGGCCGAGGCGCAGCGCGCCCCGGGGCGCGCCGACGTACTTGAGCTCCTGCGCGATAGCCGCGATCTGCTCCACGCGGTCCTGGTGCGCCGCCAGGTCGCTCTCGAAGGCTTCGTGCTTCCTGATGAGGGCTTTGATGTCCGACAGGGTGGCGGTTTCGTAGTCCTTCTGCTTCAGCATGGCCTCCTTGCCTAGGGACAGGGGAGCGAGGGCCGTCACCTCCCCGGCGGGGCTGACACTTTGTCCCCCTCCGTACGCGCTGGGAGAGGCACCGTGGCGAGTCCTCCGGCTTGGAGGAGGCCACCCGGCCGGCATCCCCTCGAAAGACGGACCCAAACGAACAGCCTTCCCCCCCCCTGCCCAAGCTCACAGGCATCCAGAAACCCTGAAACAATGAAGAGCCTCTCTGAGACGTGCTGCCAGGGgtctgctgcccccccccccccgagagcaGCACCAGCTCAGGGACAGGGACCCCGGTCGCTCGCACCAGCGGCTCGCCGCCACGTCGGCCCCGCTGCTGCGGTCCACGGCGCGGACAGTCCCTCCTGCTCCTGGAGGAGCAGGGCGGCTTGCGGATTTTAAAAGGGCCGAGCTGCTT encodes:
- the ACTN4 gene encoding alpha-actinin-4 isoform X3; protein product: MVDYHSAGQPYSYGGNGPGPNGDYMAQEDDWDRDLLLDPAWEKQQRKTFTAWCNSHLRKAGTQIENIDEDFRDGLKLMLLLEVISGERLPKPERGKMRVHKINNVNKALDFIASKGVKLVSIGAEEIVDGNAKMTLGMIWTIILRFAIQDISVEETSAKEGLLLWCQRKTAPYKNVNVQNFHISWKDGLAFNALIHRHRPELIEYDKLRKDDPVTNLNNAFEVAEKYLDIPKMLDAEDIVNTARPDEKAIMTYVSSFYHAFSGAQKAETAANRICKVLAVNQENEHLMEDYEKLASDLLEWIKRTIPWLEDRSPQKTIQEMQQKLEDFRDYRRVHKPPKVQEKCQLEINFNTLQTKLRLSNRPAFMPSEGKMVSDINNGWQHLEQAEKGYEEWLLNEIRRLERLDHLAEKFRQKASIHEAWTEGKEAMLKQKDYETATLSDIKALIRKHEAFESDLAAHQDRVEQIAAIAQELNELDYYDSPSVNARCQKICDQWDVLGSLTHSRREALEKTEKQLETIDELHLEYAKRAAPFNNWMESAMEDLQDMFIVHTIEEIEGLIAAHDQFKSTLPDADKEREAILGIQREAQRIADFNSIKLSGNNPYTSVTPQIINSKWERVQQLVPKRDHALLDEQSKQQSNEHLRRQFASQANIVGPWIQTKMEEIGRISIEMNGTLEDQLNHLKQYEQSIVDYKPNIDLLEQQHQLIQEALIFDNKHTNYTMEHIRVGWEQLLTTIARTINEVENQILTRDAKGISQEQMQEFRASFNHFDKDHGGALGPEEFKACLISLGYDVENDRQGDAEFNRIMSVVDPNNSGIVTFQAFIDFMSRETTDTDTADQVIASFKVLAGDKNYITAEELRRELPPDQAEYCIARMAPYQGPDAVPGALDYKSFSTALYGESDL
- the ACTN4 gene encoding alpha-actinin-4 isoform X2 translates to MVDYHSAGQPYSYGGNGPGPNGDYMAQEDDWDRDLLLDPAWEKQQRKTFTAWCNSHLRKAGTQIENIDEDFRDGLKLMLLLEVISGERLPKPERGKMRVHKINNVNKALDFIASKGVKLVSIGAEEIVDGNAKMTLGMIWTIILRFAIQDISVEETSAKEGLLLWCQRKTAPYKNVNVQNFHISWKDGLAFNALIHRHRPELIEYDKLRKDDPVTNLNNAFEVAEKYLDIPKMLDAEDIVGTLRPDEKAIMTYVSCFYHAFSGAQKAETAANRICKVLAVNQENEHLMEDYEKLASDLLEWIKRTIPWLEDRSPQKTIQEMQQKLEDFRDYRRVHKPPKVQEKCQLEINFNTLQTKLRLSNRPAFMPSEGKMVSDINNGWQHLEQAEKGYEEWLLNEIRRLERLDHLAEKFRQKASIHEAWTEGKEAMLKQKDYETATLSDIKALIRKHEAFESDLAAHQDRVEQIAAIAQELNELDYYDSPSVNARCQKICDQWDVLGSLTHSRREALEKTEKQLETIDELHLEYAKRAAPFNNWMESAMEDLQDMFIVHTIEEIEGLIAAHDQFKSTLPDADKEREAILGIQREAQRIADFNSIKLSGNNPYTSVTPQIINSKWERVQQLVPKRDHALLDEQSKQQSNEHLRRQFASQANIVGPWIQTKMEEIGRISIEMNGTLEDQLNHLKQYEQSIVDYKPNIDLLEQQHQLIQEALIFDNKHTNYTMEHIRVGWEQLLTTIARTINEVENQILTRDAKGISQEQMQEFRASFNHFDKDHGGALGPEEFKACLISLGYDVENDRQKRTGSMDTDDFRALLISTGCSLGDAEFNRIMSVVDPNNSGIVTFQAFIDFMSRETTDTDTADQVIASFKVLAGDKNYITAEELRRELPPDQAEYCIARMAPYQGPDAVPGALDYKSFSTALYGESDL
- the ACTN4 gene encoding alpha-actinin-4 isoform X4, whose product is MVDYHSAGQPYSYGGNGPGPNGDYMAQEDDWDRDLLLDPAWEKQQRKTFTAWCNSHLRKAGTQIENIDEDFRDGLKLMLLLEVISGERLPKPERGKMRVHKINNVNKALDFIASKGVKLVSIGAEEIVDGNAKMTLGMIWTIILRFAIQDISVEETSAKEGLLLWCQRKTAPYKNVNVQNFHISWKDGLAFNALIHRHRPELIEYDKLRKDDPVTNLNNAFEVAEKYLDIPKMLDAEDIVGTLRPDEKAIMTYVSCFYHAFSGAQKAETAANRICKVLAVNQENEHLMEDYEKLASDLLEWIKRTIPWLEDRSPQKTIQEMQQKLEDFRDYRRVHKPPKVQEKCQLEINFNTLQTKLRLSNRPAFMPSEGKMVSDINNGWQHLEQAEKGYEEWLLNEIRRLERLDHLAEKFRQKASIHEAWTEGKEAMLKQKDYETATLSDIKALIRKHEAFESDLAAHQDRVEQIAAIAQELNELDYYDSPSVNARCQKICDQWDVLGSLTHSRREALEKTEKQLETIDELHLEYAKRAAPFNNWMESAMEDLQDMFIVHTIEEIEGLIAAHDQFKSTLPDADKEREAILGIQREAQRIADFNSIKLSGNNPYTSVTPQIINSKWERVQQLVPKRDHALLDEQSKQQSNEHLRRQFASQANIVGPWIQTKMEEIGRISIEMNGTLEDQLNHLKQYEQSIVDYKPNIDLLEQQHQLIQEALIFDNKHTNYTMEHIRVGWEQLLTTIARTINEVENQILTRDAKGISQEQMQEFRASFNHFDKDHGGALGPEEFKACLISLGYDVENDRQGDAEFNRIMSVVDPNNSGIVTFQAFIDFMSRETTDTDTADQVIASFKVLAGDKNYITAEELRRELPPDQAEYCIARMAPYQGPDAVPGALDYKSFSTALYGESDL